The Carassius gibelio isolate Cgi1373 ecotype wild population from Czech Republic chromosome A1, carGib1.2-hapl.c, whole genome shotgun sequence region caggtaccgctggcccaatcagaactctttacgtatttctgaaggatggactttatagaacaaggaagtcatcagcccgtttttatcaggggggcagggtttcatatttttttgaagcacccctgggcgccgctaTTGGCTAGttgacccccacctgctgttagcattcctttgactcccattcattgtggcgtcactttgacagcgaataactttacatctgaggtgtttaaagactccatttgtccattaattatttctaaagaaacacgagaatgtataaaaggctccattaccttgtatcttacgttatggtcccatagaagcagtttttgtaaaaataggctaacgattgcatcataaccagcgactctctgtcgcacagtagagaaattaccatatggacaggaggagaagctcgcaggcaatcttttactgtctatgaggcaatcggggaGATGTGGAGgtataaagtcaagggagataattaatcagaatactttccaaaatttgctcctgttcacgctcgccttctctggaagatttggtgggtgattcagatttctcttgacaCAACGATTATAAgatgacatctacgtcatcaagctcagtttcagtctgcgcagtacgcccgacccccaggaagtgcgtgcttcttattgacttcatttgtctctgttgaatccaatggggtcgctgtgtccatttcttttactgtctatggtttttatgacagtgaaatcagcggtatacagataggtgaattgtgttttttttacatgcgaaacatgaacacatacagtattatattgcacactgtaaacacaatcaaagcttcaaaaaagcgcaaaaaatgggacctttaatatATAATCAGGATTCTTTGAGTAGAATGTTCATTATTAATTGTGTTGTTTATGAATATGTTTATTGTCTcttctgatcagtttaatgcatccttgctgaacaaatgtgttaatttctttaaaaaaaatcttactgaacactattattattattattatttttttcatcagtgTAAATGAAACAAAGACATTTTTCTCTTACTGATCAGGTCGGAATGCTACTTTGTTTGTCTCTGTGACTGGAGGAGATTCAATCACAGTGACTGACGTGCTTCTGGTTGAAGCTTCAGGATCTGATGTTGTTACTGGGACTATCAAAGCTGTCGGTGCGACAGACTTCCTGGTCAACATTGACAGAATCCCAGAGTGGGCATTTGTGGTGCAGCTGAAGGGGCTGTTGAATGACTCTACTCGATCTTTGCCTAGTCAGTTCCTGAGACAGTCACCCACCCAGCAACAAGGATCTAGATTTACTATCACGGTGAGCTTGAAGGgctcgttcacccaaaaatgaaaattctgtcatcactgaCACAACTTTTATATGGAATTAGCAAAAcctctgaaaataatatatacaagacatgcaaaataaaatgaaaatatctcTAATCATATTAAACATGTTTCTTCTCAGGCCCAACCAAACAGCACTATAGAGCCTGGAACCCCCTTTGTTCTCAACTTTACATTGGTCACTAATGCTACAGGCGGCAGCTACACTATCCGAGCTCGGACAGACCGCAGCTTCAGCGTGTCTTTCCCCAGTTCTCTGGATGCAGGGACAGACGGAAGTGCTCAGGGAACTGTAACACTGACTGCACCCTCCAACACAGAGTCAGGGACGGATGTCACACTCACTATTGAGGCAGAAGATCCAGAGTCTGGTGACTCAAATTACATGGCACTGCGGTTCACTGTCATGACTAAGGTAACTGTTATGAAAGCTGCAAACAAgagtataaattattaaaattgacCATCCACTGAAGAGAATATATAACTTTCTGCAACACTATGCATCTGTATTATTACATGCAAACAGTATTAGCATTTTATTCCTTCACTGACTctgattaaccttttttttttttggaaggtcACGGATTTCTCTAGCCCTGTCTGTCAGGTAGTGAGCATCAAAGCTGACTGTCCTGTGGAATGCAGCAGAGCATCATGGGAACTCTCTACCAACATAACAGACGTTAATGGTACAGGCATAGCCGGAGTGTCCCTCAGTCGTGGCAATGGCTCTCTCAGCTTAAGCAATGTGATGAGTGCGGATGGCACAAATGTGACTGTGGCTTTCTACAATGCTTCCTGTTGTTCTCCGGAAGTAGAGCTTGTAGCTGTGGACAGGGTAGGAAACGTGGGTACATGTTTCACCTCCATAAAGAGCCCTTCTACAACTGTTATCACCAATGGATCTTCAACTGTCAGCCCCAATGGATCTACAACTGTTAGCCTCAATGGATCTTCAACTGTTAGCCCCAATGGATCTTTAACTGTTAGCCCCAATGGATCTTCAACTGTCAGCCCCAATGGATCTTCAACTGCTAGCCCCAATGGATCTTCAACTGTTAGCCCCAATGGATCTTTAACTGTTAGCCCCAATGGATCTTCAACTGTTAGCCCCAATGGATCTTCAACTGCTAGCCCCAATGGATCTTTAACTGTTAGCCCCAATGGATCTTCAACTGCTAGCCCCAATGGATCTTTAACTGTTAGCCCGAATGGATCTTCAACTGCTAGCCCCAATGGATCTTTAACTGTTAGCCCCAATGGATCTACAACTCTTAGCTCCAATGGATCATATTCTGTGTCCTTCTCCATGTGTGTTGCTCTAGTAGGGTTATTAGTTTCTTTTCTGTATGGATGAGGCAAACTGGAATCATGAATTATGAAACATTTTTTCCATTATCTTTAACTTAATATTACCTTAATATAACTTAATATGTTCTCACTATTGTTGATTATCTTTTACAAACTGCTGGTAAAAACTTTACATATATGCCCTACCTCCTTATCAGTTATAATGGAAAAATGCTCTTATGAATAAGGTATTGCGGGGGGAAGTTGCCCGACTTAAAAACAATGtggatttacttatttaaaattgtttcATGGTCTCTGTAGTTTGTAAGGACCATGCAGAACCTTTTGAAATCCAGATGGTTGTAGGAAATTAAATCAAACATATTTTTAGTCCAAGTTACTCTCTTTTATCTTATCtgacatttaaagtttcatttgatttgatttcttagGACTCACTGGCACATTCTGATCCAGGCATGTTCCTGGGTCAGCATGTTTTGTTGGTCCTGGAACAACAATCCTGTGAAGTTATAACCCAAACCCTAATCACAAACTTACTGTTAAACTAGAAGAAATGTAAAGATTGATTACAATGGTGTAGAAGTCTCTAACCTTGATCACGTGCAACTTTGTAAGCCAATCATTTTTCAGTGGTCATTACAGGAACAAAGGTATGAGGAACAATACATAGTTTGACATTCAGTACGATTATGCACCGTTTAATAAAACAGCATATTTAGGATTATGgatatgttttgtattttttgggtTAACAAAGTTCTTATAATAAAGAGAACAGAATTGTGCATATTTGGCAAACTTGCAATGTCctagtttttattttgaattaataaagaaaataaatttaacaAACACGTACACAAGCACCTTTACTTCTGATTTGTTCTAGTCTTGCAGGTTTCTGGTTGAATCGCAGCACTGGCTTTTTTAATATATCAAATTAAAGGAATTGAACAAATGGACGAAGTGCTGAGGGACTAGATGACCCCATTTAGAAGGAAACGTCATGGGACAGGGCAGACAGTGTATTTATGTCCCATCTCTACTCTTCTGCAGCACATCCAAACAAATGTGTCATGGTTCTCCAGTTGGCACTAGCAGGAGCTCCTCAATCTTCAGCCAAATTTTGTTTTCACTGATGCTTCAGCCAAGGACACAGAATTAAAAAGGTTCAGTTTAGGCCATGATAGAAAGCACCAAGTCAAAAGTGAGTTCCTGCTGAAAAGCTTAATTTGTTCTTCAGGTAGGATCTGTTGTGTTAGAGATACTtggtcttaagatgtttctttctttctgcacTGCAGGTCACTTTCCTGCCGACAAACTCCATCTCAACACGTAGTCAACAGAATGTTTCGTTATCAAGATCACTGTCTCAGTCAGAAATACAGCTTTACAGAGACCTGACCGATGTTTCTGACGGACAGACCATAGACATCACAAACACTACATCATCTCAGGCCACTGCAGTCATTACAGATTTAATCACTGCTGACCTGGTAAGTTCTAACAATGAGATCAcaatgttatgttatatattatcaatatatattAACAGTACTTCTACATgcattttataatgtaaatgtaatttgctTTATATCACCAGTTATATcctaatttattttttgctgttcttGGAGGTAACTCTGTAACTCTAATGTGTAATATCAATACCCTAATAATTTTGCTCATCATACATGTATATAGTACCAATACACTGTTTCTCTGATTGTTCAGTCAGAATGttactttctttctctttgtgaCTGGAAGAGATTCGGTCACAGTGACTGAAGTGCTTCTAGTTGAAGCTTCAGGATCTGATTTTGTTAATGGAACTGTCAAAGCTGTCGGTGCGACAGACTTCCTGGTCAACATTGACAGAATCCCAGAGTGGGCGTTTGTGGTGCAGCTGAAAGGGCTGTTGAATGACTCGTCATCAGTTAGTCGATTCCAGAGACAGTCACCCACCCAGCATAAAGGATCTAGAATAACAGTCATGGTAAGAACTATAtggtaaaatattgttattaatcaaattattaatcaaaatacaCTTAATTTTACATCACAGTTTAGTACAAAAACAGAGTTTTAAAAACTCATCACTGTTTAAGACAAATAACATGCATTCCCCATATCTGTTCCTCCAAAGGCCCAATCACAGAACATTACACAGCCTGGAGTCCCATTGAGTCTCAACTTTACAGTGGCCACTAATACTACAGGTGGCACCTACACTATCAGAGCTCTGAATGACCAGGGCTTCAGCGTGTCTTTCCCTAGCTCTCTGATCCTTGAAACAGGGGGAAGCGCTCAAGGAAGTGTGACACTGACTGCACCCTCCGACACAGAGTCAGGGACGGATGTCAAACTCACTATTGAGGCAGAAGATCTGGGATCCACATCCACGGGAAAATAGCAAATGCTATTTTCAGTGGATGTAACTCGCTTTCTGTGtgcctttctttcttcttttttatcgtttgccattttgtatgtttctaaataatattttagtcttAGGTAAATGAgactttgaaaatataaaaaaaatcaaggttAAGGTGTACTATTGAAATTTAACTTTCACTTTCTGTTGTATGTGAACAGGTGCATTTGGGGCTATGTTTCTGTTTGAACACCTACTAAAGACAAAGTTCACATAAGGGGCATCAGCATTGTGTAAATTAttggttttgcttttttttacaaTAGCTTCCACTCTCATTCAGCTTCTCCTTGGATAGTTTGTTTTGGGGAGAGTAAGTGATGCATTGTTATGGCTCATTAACAGTTGTCAGGGAAACCAAGGCAAGTTTGCTTTGGTTAGATCAAACACACGATGTGCGTGTTTTGATAAGGGCACAATCAACAATAGTAGTTAATAAGGAAGTAAATATTCTTCCTTACTGACATTTGTACAGCCACACACTTACAGAAAGGATTATCATGTATAAAGTACATAATTTACATCAAATATATGTGTGACGCTGAGATCATCATGTGTGTAAAGGTGTATAAATATACTGACAAAGGCTGTACATAAATTATAGTATATACAAAATCTGCAAAAAGGTAATCAAATAATTGTCTTattgtctaataaataaatagttttttttttgtttatgatatttgtttataatgctactaaatgtataatatgtaatattttgtgAGGATTTTCCaggtaaaaattataaattttaacCGCTGAAAGATaatgtattaaattgtaataaaaaaaattaaagcaaggCACTACAAGAAATCACTttctcttcaggaactcaagcttcGTCAAAATGCTATGTTGAACACACTCTGCATGACCGTGCTCTGAATCACATGGGTAATCAGCTCTCTATCGCCCCAGTACAAGGAGCGGTTGGACGCGGTGACTTGTGCGGTAGCCCAATTAAAAATCGATTGGCCCGCCGACAGTCAGACCGAGCCGCAGCGAAGCAAGTTGGATGA contains the following coding sequences:
- the LOC127958778 gene encoding uncharacterized protein LOC127958778, producing the protein MIESTKSKVTFLPTNSISTRSQQNVSLSRSLSQSEIQLYRDLTDVSDGQTIDITNTTSSQATAVITDLITADLNVTFFLFVTGRDSVTVTEVLLVEASGSDFVNGTVKAVGATDFLVNIDRIPEWAFVVQLKGLLNDSSSVSRFQRQSPTQHKGSRITVMAQSQNITQPGVPLSLNFTVATNTTGGTYTIRALNDQGFSVSFPSSLILETGGSAQGSVTLTAPSDTESGTDVKLTIEAEDLGSTSTGK